The genome window AGTTGTTTATATGAGACATACCCTCCTCTGCCCCGCCGCCCTTGCCGGCAGCGGCGCGCGCCGCCCCTATCGCCAGGCGGGCCATGATCTCGCTGGTTCCCTGGTGAAAGCGTACCCGCGCCCCGTACTTCAGCGGCCGGGCGCCGTCGAGCAGCGTCAGCCTCCCGTCGAATCGCCGCGACGCACAGAGGCCCCCCTCGGTGGTGAGCGTGTCGCCACGCTGCAGCTCATCGACGCCGACGGCGGCCAGATTGACGGCCACCCGCTGCCCGGCGCGCGAGGCGGGCCTGGGCTCGCCGTGCACCTGCAGGCCGCGCACCTTCACCCGCCGGCCGGCGGGCATCAACGTGAGCTCGCCCTCGCCCTCGATGACGCCGGACGCCTGGGTGCCGGTGACCACCGTCCCGAACCCCTTGACGCTGAACGTACGGTCCACCGGCAGCCGGGGGATGCCGCTGTCCGCCCGCCCGGAGGCGCCGTCCGAGAGCGCGGCGAGCTCGCGCCGCACGTCGTCGAGCCCGGCCCCGGTGCGCGCCGACACCGGTACCAGTGCGGCGCCGTCGAGGAACGAGCCCGCTATCAGCTCCCGGGTCTCCAGGCGCACGAGCTCCAGCGTCTCCTCGTCCACGAGATCCGCCTTGGTCAGCGCCACCAGACCGCCACCCACTCCCAGCAGGCGGCAAATGTCGAAGTGTTCGCGGGTCTGGGGCATGACCGACTCGTCGGCCGCGATGACGAGCAGCACGCAATCCATGCCGCTCGCGCCCGCCAGCATGTTGCGGACGAACCGCTCGTGCCCCGGCACGTCGACGAACGCGAGCTGCGTGTCGCCGTGCCGGTACGGCGCGAAGCCGAGGTCGATGGTGATCCCTCGGGCCTTCTCTTCCTGCAGCCGGTCCGGATCGATCCCCGTCAGCGCCTCGACGAGAGTGCTCTTGCCGTGGTCGATGTGGCCGGCCGTGCCGACCACGAGGTGCTTCACGGATCCGATCATCGCACGGTCACGCCCGACGCGGCGGGCGTCGGCGGGTCATCGACGCTGTTTCCGCCCGGCGCCGCGCCGCCGCCGATCGCTCCGCGCGGGTCGGCGCGAGCGCGCAGCGCTCCCCGGGCCCGACGGCCGCACCGCGTTCAGCACGTCGGTCAGGGCCAGGTCGAGCTGGCGGTGCGCGGTATCCACGCGCACGAGCCGCACCCGCACGCGGTCTCCGAGCCGGTAGACCTTGCCGGTGTTCTCGCCCTGCCAGAGGTGGTGGCGCTCGACGTAGCGGTAATAGTCGTCGGCCATGCTCGACACGTGAACCAGCCCTTCGACGAACTGCTCCACAAGCTCGACGAAGAGGCCGAACGCCGTGACGCCGACCACGTAGCCGGTGAACTCGCCGCCCACCTTGTCGGCCATGAACCGGACCATCTGCCAGTGGACGAGCTCGCGCTCCGCGTCCTCGGCCCGGCGCTCCAGCTCGGACGTCCGCCGTGCGATTTCCGGCAGAGCCTCCGACCACCGGCGCATCCGTTCCACCGCTTGCGCGGGCCGGCGGCTCGCCCGCAGCGCCCGATGCACGATCAGGTCCGGATACCGTCGAATCGGCGACGTGAAGTGCGTGTAGGATGCCGCCGCCAGCCCGAAGTGGCCGTGGTTTTCCGGCTCGTACCGCGCGAGGCGCATCGTTCGCAGCATGAGGCGGGCGACGGGTCGTTCTTCCGGTTTCCCGCGCAGCCGTTCGATGAGCCTCTGGAAGTGCGTCGGCGCGATTGCATCGGGCGGCGCCGCGAGACTGTAGCCGAGAGAGGTTGCGAACTCCTCGAACGCCTCCACCTTGGCCGGGTCGGGGCGCTCGTGCACGCGAAACAGTGCCGGCATCTCCTGCCGGACGAGGTGTTCCGCCACCGTCTCGTTCGCGATGAGCATGAACTCCTCGATGATCCGGTGGGCCGTGGTGCGCTCATCGGCGACGATCGCCGCGACACGGCCGGCGTCGTCGCGTCGAAAACGGGCGACCGGCACGTCGAAGTCGATGGCTCCGCGCCGCCGCCGGCGCTCCGTGAGAATCGCGGCCAGCGCCCCCAGCGAGACGAGGAAGGGCGCGATGTCCGCGTACTTCCGCCCCGCCGGTGACGCGGGATCGCGCAGGAGCGCGTCGACGTCGGTGTAGGTCATGCGGGCGTTGCTGTGAATGATGCCGTCGTGGATTTCGTACCCCACCACCTCGCCGGCGCGGTCGATCTCCATGACGCACGACTGCACCAGACGATCGACCCGCGGCTTCAGGCTGCACAGCCCCGTGGCCAGCTCGGGAGGAAACATGTGCACCGCGCGATCCGGAAAGTAGACGGACGTGCCCCGCTCGGCGGCGCTTCGGTCGAGGGCGCTGCCGTCGGCCACGTAGTGCGACACGTCCGCGATGTGCACCCCAAGACGCGCGTTGCCGCCGGCGAGCGGCTCGAGGGTGATGGCGTCGTCGAAGTCGCGGGCCGTTTCGCCGTCGATCGTGACCGTGGTGAGACGGCGGAAGTCGGTCCGTCCCTTGCGGTCGCGGGACCGCAGCGTCTCCCCCAGCCCCTGCGCCTCGGCAACGGCATCGGGGTCATGAGCCTCCGGAATTCCGTGCGCGCGCAGTACCACCCGAACGTCCACTCCGGGCGTATCCAATGTTCCGAGCACTTCGATCACCCGGCCCAGCGGACCCCGCGTCGCGGTCGGAAAACGTGTCAGCTCCGCTACGACCAGATCGCCGATCTGCGCGCCGGCCTGCTCGTCGCGCGGCACCTGCACGTCCATCGGCAGGCGCCGGTCGAGCGGTACGACGTAGCCGATGCCGGCGCCGTCCGCCTCGTACCGGCCGACGAGCTGCGCGGCCGCCCGCTCCACGATTCGCAGGATCCGGCCCTCGGCCCGACCGGGATCGCTACGCCGCTCCACCCGGACCACGACCCGATCGCCATGCATCGCCTGGTTCAGATTGGTCCCCGCGATGTACACGTCGCTGGCGATCCCATCCACCGGATGATCCGGGGCCACGAATCCGAAGCCGCGCGGGTGCACGTGCACGCGGCCGGTAACCAGGTGCATCCGGTCGGGCAGCCCGTAGCGATGACCGCGAATGCGAATCAGATCGCCCCGCTCGACGAGAGCCCGGAGTCGGCGGCGAAGCGTCGCGCGCTGATTGGCGCGCCATCCGAGCCGTTCCATCAGCTCGCGCACCGTGGCGGGATGGTCCACCTCCCGGCGCAACGTATCGAGGAGCTCGTCCGCGGTGACCATCGTGGCGCCGGCCGTCACCCGATCAATGCGACCTGCAGGTCGCCGACGTTGGTGTCGGTCGGCCCTGTGTAGATCAGGTCGCCTAACGCCTCGAAAAAGGTGTAGGAATCGTTCGCGGCCAGGTAGTGCTCGGGCCGGTGCAGCCCGCGCTCGGCCGCTCGGCCCGGCGTCGACGTATCGACCAGGGCGCCGGCCGCGTCGGTCGGACCGTCTATGCCGTCCGTACCGACGCTGGCGACCACCGCGTCCGGAAACCGCCGCGCCAGGTGGAAGGCGGCGGCGAGGGCGAACTCCTGGTTGCGCCCGCCCCGTCCCGGGCCCTTGACCTGCACCGTGGTCTCCCCGGCGGACACGATGCACAGCGGCCGCGGCTGCTCGTGCGCGAGGCGTGCAATGCTCCTCACGTAGCCCTCGGCCGCTCTGCGCGCCTCCCCGGTCACCGGCTCGTCGATGACCGTCACGGAGAAGCCCAGCTCACGGGCCCTGCGCACCGCCCCCTCGACCGCATCGCGCCGGCTGCCGATCAAGTGGTAACGGGCGCCGGCGAACCGGGCATCCCCCGGTTTGGGGCTCTCCTCGAGTTCACCGCGGACGCCCCGTTCGAGCGCCTCCAGCGCACCCCGCGGCAGCGTGCCCGCTCCGCCCGCTGCCCGGCAGATCGACAGCGCCTCCGCGAACGTCGTCGAGTCGGGTGTCGTCGGTCCCGAGCCGATGACCGCGGGATCGTCCGGTTGCGGGTCGACGACGTCGGAGATCGCCAGGGTCACGACCCGGCCTCCGGCCGCCACCGCAAGCCGGCCGCCCTTGATCGCGGACAGGTGCTTGCGCACACAGTTGAGCCCGTCTATCGCGACGCCTGCCCGCAGCAGGACGTCGGTCACCGCCGACTTGTCCTCCAGGGTCAGACCGGCGATCGGCACGGCGAGCCCGGCCGAGGCCCCGCCCGACAGCAGCAGCACCAGGACCTCGTCCGGCCCCAGGCCGCCGGCCAGCGCCAGGGCGCGGCGCCCGGCCCCGACGCTTCCCGCGGTGGGCACGGGATGTCCGACGTCGAACCACTCGAGGTTGCCGGCCGCACCGCCGGCTTGCGGAGACGCGACGAGCCCCCGCTCGCCCGCCCGCGGCACCACGGAGACGAACGCCGACGCCATCTCCGACGCGGCCTTGCCGGCTGCCACGACCAACGGGATCCGGTCGCCGATCGCCTCGTCCACTGCGCCTGCGCTCAGCGCTCTTGCAACGAGCATCGACGCCCCGGCCGCCGCGATACCCTCGCGTACGATGTCCGGAGCGTGGCGCCGCAGGCTTGCGAGAGTCAGAAGAAGGCTCGAGGTCAGTGGGTCGGTTGCCGGCCCGAGGAAGCCGACAGGCGGGTCACGCCGTCGATCTGCCGCAGCAGGCGGCTGACGACCTCGTCACCGTGCTCGCGGGCACACAAGCGATCCACGTTCGCCATCAGCTTGCGAAGGGCCGCGTCCACGTCGGTCATCGTCTTCTGCGAGTAGTACTCGCGCTGCTGGTCCAGGCACTGCCAATGCTTGCGCAACTCTTCCCGGTAGAAATCGGATCGAGCGGAGGGTGCACGAACCAAGCAGCCACTGTCGGGATGCGGCGAGCGGGGAGGCTCGCTGTTGGTCACCGGCATGGATTCGTATTCAGAAAGTCTAGCGACCGGGGCTTCGCTCTGTCAAACCGCCGTCACGAGGCGCCCCGTCGTGCGTCCGTTCACTCTTCGCCGGTTCCGAGCGCCTCCTCGAGCAGCCGGTTGACCACCCGCGGGTTGGCCTGGCCCCGCGTGGCACGCATGACCTGTCCGACCAGAAAGCCCAGGGCGCCCTTCTTCCCGGCCCGGTACTTGCCGACGGCGGCCGGATGCTCGGAAAGGGCCCTCCGTACCGCCGCCTCGAGCTCTCCCACGTCACCGATCTGCGACAGTCCCTCCGCCTCGACGATGGCCTCCGGCGGCCGCCCGGTGGCGGCCATCTTCTCGAACACGTCGCGCGCAACCGAATTGCTGATCGTCCCGCCGTCGACCAGGCGAATCAGCGCCCCGAGCGCCGCCGGGGTGACATTCGTCGCGGCAATCCCCACCCCGAGAGTCTTCATCCGCTGCGCCACCGCTCCCATGATCCAGTTCGCCGCGGCCTTTGCGTTCCCGGCCGCGGCGGCCGCCGCCTCGAAGAACGACGACAGGTCCGGGTCGTCGGCCAGCAGCGCGGCGTGGCTTTCCGGGAGTCCATGGTCGGCCATCAACCGCTGCTTGCGGGCCTCGGGCAGCTCCGGCAATTCCTCCCGCACGCTCGCGACCCAGTCGGGATCGAGCACGAGGGGGGGCAGGTCCGGATCCGGAAAATACCGGTAGTCGTGGGCTTCCTCCTTGCTGCGCATGGACACCGTGCGGCCGCGGGCGACGTCCCAGAGACGGGTCTCCTGCACGACGGTCCCGCCGCTCTCGAGCAGCGCCGACTGGCGGCGGACCTCGTAGTCGAGGGCCCGCTCCAGGAACCGGAACGAGTTGAGGTTCTTGATCTCCACCTTCACGCCGAGCGCTTCGGCGCCCCGCGGACGCACCGAGACGTTGGCGTCGCAGCGCAGGCTGCCCTCCTCCATGTTCCCGTCGTTCACCCCGGCGGCGAGCAGGATCCCGCGCAGCCGCTGAAAGAAGCGGGCCGCCTCGGACGGCGCCCGCAAATCGGGCTCCGTCACGATCTCGACGAGGGGCACGCCGCTGCGGTTGAAGTCCAGGTAGGTCTTCGCGCCGGAGTCGGGCAACCCGTCATGAATCGACTTGCCGGCGTCCTCCTCCATGTGCACCCGCATGATGCGCACCCGCCGAGCCGCTCCGTCGTCCAGGTACTCCACGTGCCCGTCCGTGGCGAGCGGCTCCTCGTACTGCGAGATCTGATAGCCCTTCGGAAGATCGGGATAGAAGTAGTTCTTGCGCGCAAAGACGGAGGCGCGGTGGACGGTGCAGTCGAGCGCCGCCGCGGTCCGCACCGCGTGCTCCACGGCGCGCTGGTTGAGGACCGGCAGGGCGCCGGGCAGGCCGAGGCAGACCGGACAGACCTGACTGTTCGGCGGGGCGCCGAACGCGGTGCTGCAACCGCAGAAGATCTTGGTCTCGGTCAGGAGCTGGGCGTGGACTTCAAGCCCGATGACCGGTTCGAACAACATGTCCCGCGAACAGGCAGGCCTCAGACGCTCGGGCCGGCGCGCCGCACGTCCTCGTCGGCCTCCGCCTCGAACGCCTTGAAGTTCTCGGCGAACATTCCTGCAAGCCGTCCTGCCTGCGCGTCGTAGGCGGCGCCGTCGCTCCAACTCGCGCGCGGGTGCAGACTGTCCGCGGGCACGTTCGGAACCGCTGTCGGAACCTCCACGTTGAAGATCGGATCGGGAGCGTAGGGGACATCGTCGAGCGCGCCCGAGAGCGCCGCCCCGATCATGGCGCGGGTGTGCCCGATCTTCATGCGGCTGCCGACGCCGTACGCGCCGCCGCTCCAGCCCGTGTTCACCAGCCAGACCCTGGCGCCGCGGGCCGCGATCCGGCGCCCCAGCAGCTTCGCGTAGACCGTCGGATGATGCACCATGAACGGCGCGCCGAAGCAGGTGCTGAAGGTCGCCTTGGGCTCCGTGACGCCCTTCTCCGTTCCCGCCACCTTGGCCGTATAGCCGGACAGGAAGTGGTACATCGCTCCCGCCGGGGTCAGCCGTGAGATCGGCGGCAATACGCCGAACGCATCGCAGGTCAGCATGACCACGTTGGCCGGGTGGTCGCCCTGCCCCGAGGGCACCCAGTTGTCTATGAAAGAGATCGGATAGGCTCCGCGGGTGTTCTCGGTGAGCGTGTCGTCGTCGAGGTCCATCGCGCGGGTCGCCGGATCGAGCACGACGTTCTCGAGGACGGTCCCGAAACGGCGCGTGGTGCCGTAGATCTGCGGCTCGGCCTCTTCCGACAACCGGATCATCTTCGCGTAGCAGCCGCCCTCGAAGTTGAATATGCCGCGGTCGCTCCAGCCGTGCTCGTCGTCCCCGATGAGGCGGCGCGCCGGATCGCTCGAGAGCGTCGTCTTGCCCGTCCCCGACAGGCCGAAGAACAGCGCGGTGTCGCCGGACGCGCCGATGTTCGCCGAACAGTGCATCGGCATCACGTCGCGCAACGGCAGCAGGTAGTTCATGACGGTGAAGATCGACTTCTTGATCTCGCCCGCGTAGCTGGTGCCCCCGATCAGAACGAGCCGCCGCGCGAAGTTGAGCAGGATGAACGTACCCGAATTGGTCCCGTGGCGTGCCGGGTCGGCCGCCATCGACGGGATGTCGATCACGGTGAACTCCGGGGCGTGGCCGCCGCCCGGCGTGCCTGCCGGCTGCTCCAGGAACATCGTGCGCGCAAAGAGGCTGTGCCACGCCCGCTCGGTGATGATCCGCACCGGAAGCCGATACGCCGGATCGGCGCCGGCGAAGCAGTCCTGGACGTACAGGACCTTGTCGTCGAGGGCGCTCACCACCTCGTCGTGCAGCGCATCGAACCGGACCGCGTCGATCGGACGGTTCACCTTCCCCCACCAGACGTCCGCGGTGGTGGACGGTTCATCGACGAGGAACTTGTCGTTCGGCGATCGCCCCGTGTGCGGGGTCGTCAGGCAGACGAGCGGGCCGGACTCGGCGATCGAGCCCTCTCCCTGGCGCACCGCCTCCTCGTACAGGGCCGCAGTACCGAGATTCCAGTGCAGATGGCGTGGCCGTGCGATGTCGAGGATCGAGGAAGGTTTCACTTGCGGCGGTGCCTCCGGCATAGGTGAGCAAACCTTAGTCGCGCGGCGTTCCCGAAGTCAAACCGGCCGGGGTATCATATGCAGTGGCCGTTTTCGCGTAAACGTTCGGCCGCCGCTACTCGTCACCATCGGGTACAGAGCCCAGCTTGCAGGTGATGGCCGTCACACACGTCGCACCAGCCGTTCGAGAGGAACGCGCCGCCGTCGATTCGCAGATCGCCGAGGCCGTGTGCGCGCTTCTCATCCGCGGAGACCGCCTCGCCGCGGGCGAACGCTTCGCGGAGATAGTCGAGCGCCATCAGCGCCGGGCGACGCGCATCGCCTACTACTACCTGCGCGATCCGGCAGAGGTCGACGAAGCCGTCCAGGATGCGTTTCTGAAGGCTTTCGTCAACATCCGTTCCTTCCGGGAGCGGCTGTACTTCGAGCTCTGGTTCACCCGGATCCTCGTCAACGGCTGCCTCGACCGATTGAAGTCGCGCGCGCGCCGCAACCGCTGGATCGTATCGGCCGGAGAGAACGACGCCGGCCGCGAGTGGAGAGACGACCTCGATCGGCGTGCGGCGCTCGAGCCATCGCCCGAAGCGACCCTTCTGCAGGCGGAACGCCGGGCGGAACTGATGGCGGCGGTCGATCGTTTGCCCGACCGGCAACGCGCCGTGGTCGTGCTCAGCCAGTTCGAGGGGCACGCCACGCGCGACGTGGCCGCCATGCTCGATCTGACGGAAGCCACCGTCCGCGTGCATCTCTTCCGCGCGATTCGCTCGCTGCGGCGCATTCTCGGTACCGAGCACTGGTTCCAGGAAAAGCAGGCCGAAGAGGCGGGACACGCATGAGCACGCGGGTTCTTCGAGACAGGATCGGAGCGCTGCTCCGGTCGGCGCGCCGCGGCAGCCGGTCGCCGCACCTGACCGACCGCGAGCTGGCACGGGCGCTTGTGAAGGCCGACGGCGCGCACCCGGCCGCGGCGGGCGATTCGCATCTGGCCGAGTGCATGCAGTGCGCGGCCCGCGTCAGCGCCCTGCAGTCGGACCTCGACCGCCTCACGACGGCGGCGGAATCCGCTTTCGACGACGCCCACCCCCCGTGGCGGCTCGTCCGGCAACGCCGCCGAATCATGCACAGGATTCAGCGCGCGGCCGGCGGGCGGAGCTCGGCGCGCATCCTGAGATTTCCAACGTCCCCTTCGCTTTCCGTCGCCGACGCGCACCCGAGCCGGCGGTGGCTCTCGCTGGCGGCCGCGGCAGGCCTGCTCCTCACCGTCGGCATCGGCCAGGTAATCGACGGTCGACGCCAGCAGCCGCCTCCGAACCCGGGAGCGGCCGACGCGCTGTCGCAGCCGATCATCGGGCCGGCGGCCGGGCCGCCGCAGGCGGTCGCGGACGAGCAGTTCATGCGCGAGCTCGAAGAGGCTCTCAACTCCTCCCGCGTCAGTCCTCTCGTCGCCCTCGACGAGATGACGCCGCGGGTGCGCGCCGCAGCGATCGACATCCGGTAGATGGCTGCGACAATCTTCAGGAAGGGCCTCGACCTCAAGCACGCCGTCGCCGGCGAGTTGGCGCGCGACTACCACAGCCGGATCCTCGATCGGATTCGCGAATCCGATTTCGTCTGGCGGAGCGGACGCCTCACCCTGCACCTCGCCCGCGAGTTCGGCTTCTGCTACGGCGTCGACCGCGCCGTGGACTACGCGTATCAGACCCGCCGGAAATTTCCGGACCGGACGGTATTCCTGACCGGCGAGATTATCCACAACCCGCACGTCAATGATCGGCTGCGCAACGCCGGGATCCGGTTCCTCAGCGATCCCGGCGAGCGAATCGAGCAGGTCACCGCGGACGACATCGTGATCCTGCCGGCGTTCGGGGTCACGATCGCGGCCCTGGAGCAGCTCGTCGGCTGCGGCTGCACCCTCGTCGACACCACCTGCGGGTCGGTCCTCAACGTCTGGAAGAACGTCCGGCGGTACGCGCGCGACGGCTTCACCGCGATAATTCACGGCAAGGTCCAGCATGAGGAGACGCAGGCCACGGCATCCCAGGTCCGGGTCGCCTCTGACGGCCGCTACGTCATCGTCCTCGATTGCGAGGAGGCGGGTGTCCTCTGCGAGTTCATCCGCGGGCGGATCGACGCCGCGGCGTTTCTCGACCGGCTCGGACCCGGCTGCTCCCCCGGTTTCGATCCGGCCCGAGACCTCGTGCGGGTGGGGCTCGCCAACCAGACGACGATGCTGATGTCGGAGTCCGTCGAGGTCGGGGATCTGGTGCGCGGCGCGATGCTCGACCGTTACGGCGAAGCCGCGCTCCCCCGCCACTACCGCGCGTTCGACACGATCTGCAGCGCCACGCAGGATCGGCAGGACGCCGTGGTCGGCCTCCTCGACGAGCAACGCTTCGACCTGGCGATCGTGATTGGCGGCTACAACAGCAGCAACACGCGAAACCTGGCGCGGATCTGCGCGGAACGGATCGCGACGTATCACATCTCGGACCCGTCCTGTCTGGAACCGGCGCTCGTCCGGCACCTTCCGCCCGGAGGGCGGCCGGGAGCCGAGATCGCGACGCGCGACTGGCTGCCGGGCGGTGCGCCGCTGACCGTCGCGCTGACGGCCGGCGCCTCCACGCCGGACAACATCGTCGGCGAGGTCGTCGAGCGGCTGTCCGATCTGGCAGGCGGCGAGCTCTCGACTTCGTAAACGCGGGGCGGCGCGTGACCGTCTTGCTGTTCAGGGAATCGGACGCGGCTGGGGTATCCTGACGGGCCACGCAGACCAGGACGCAACTGGCGGGGAATCGGCGATGAGCAAGACGCGCGGATGCATGACGGTCGTCCTCCTCACGGCGATCCTCTCTCTCGCGGTCGCCGCCGAGGCGACACAGCGCTTCAAGTGGTGGCAATCCGACGAGGTCGTCTCCGAGATAGGGCTGACCGAAGAGCAGGGAGCCGACATCGAGGCGATCTTCCAGGCCCTGAGGCCGAGACTGCGGGATCTGGCCCGGCTCCTGCATCGGGAGGAGGACGAGCTGACCGCGATCATGCACGCCATGCAGGCGGAGGAGTGGGAGGTCGCCCTGCAGATCGACAAGGTCGAGGCGGCCCGCAGCGCGCTCAGCAAGACCCGTACGCTGATGCTGTACCGGATGCACCGTACGCTGACCGCGGACCAGTCGGAAGCCCTGCACGCCATGTGGGAACGGCGCCGCTCCCATGGAGACTCGTCGTCCCGCAATCCCGACTAGCGGGCCCGCCGCATCGAACCGTCCGCGCACCCCGCCCGTCTATAACGGTCGCCGGGGAAGATTCCCGCGTCGGCGCGGGTCCAAGTACCCCGAGTCTGGAGGAACGCCTTGATGACCCTCGCCCGTGTTCTACCCGTCGTCCCGTTGCTCGCCGCCGGCTGGCTCCTGATCGCACCCTGCGCAGGGCACGCCCAGACTCTTCGAACCGGTGTCGGCGGCGTCGTGTCCCAGGCCGCGCTCCAGGCGAGCCGGACCACACCGGCGGCGCGGCGCTTCGACCTGACGCTGGACGACGCGGTCCAGCGCGCCCTCGAGCGCAACCTCGACATCGCCGTGCAGCGCATCGACCCGCTGGTGCAGGACATGGCCGTCGCGACCGCCAACTCCGCGTACCTGCCCCTTGCGTCGTCCGGCTTCGGACTGAACCAGCGAACCAGCCCCAACCGGACGCTGTTCGACGGCGGCGGTCTCCGCGGCACGAACATCGTCAACGAGCAGGGCAACTACAACCTCGGGATGAACCAGCGGATGAAGTGGGGCGGCGGCCAGTACGACGTCACCTGGAACAGCAACCGCGTGGAGTCGAACAACATCTTCACCACCTTCAACCCGAGCTTCGGCGCCAACATGACCCTGGGGTACACGCAGCCGCTGCTGCGCGGCTTCCGCACCGACCCGCAGCGCACGCAGCTCCTCGTCTCGCGCATCAACCGCGACATCTCCGACATCGGCCTGGAGCAGACCGTCATCAACACGCTCGCCAACGTCCGCCTGGCCTACTGGGAGCTGGTCTACGCGCGCGCCGCGGTCGCCGTGCAGCAACAGGCGCTGGAGCTGGCCGAGCAGCTCGTGCGCGACAACCGGGCGCGCGTGGAAATCGGCACCCTGGCCCCGATAGACGTCGTGCAGGCGCAGTCGGAAGCCGCTGCGCGGCGGCAGTTGCTGGCGCAGGCGGTCCGCACCCTGCGGGCCAACGAGCTGACGTTGAAGCAGCTCATCGTGGGCGGCACCGCGGACGAGTTGTGGGACGCGGAGATCAACCCGACCGACCAGCCGCGGATCGAGGCTACGCCGATCGATCTGGAGACAGCGATTCGCGGCGCACTGGACCGGCGCACCGACATCTCGCGGGTGCGACGCGAGCTCGACATCAACGACGCCCAGGTCGACAACTTTCGCAACAGCACCCTTCCCCAGCTCGATCTCGTCGGCACCTACCAGTTGACCGGCCAGGGCGGATCGCGGCTGGTGCCCGCCGGAAGCTCCTTCGAAGCAATCTTCGGCGGCGCGGGCGGCGTCATCCCGGGCGGCTACGGAGATGCCATCAACGACATCGTCGACGCGGACTACCCGTTCTGGAGCGTCGAGCTGCGGATGAGCTATCCCCTCGGCCAGAGCGCGGACAGGGCGGCCTATGAACGGGCGCGGCTGCAGCAACAGCAGGCCCAGGCCCAGATCCGCCAGATCGAGCTGCAGGTCGCCGTGGAAGTCACGAACGCCGCGCTGCAGATCGACGCGATCCAGCAGCAGATCGAGGCGGCGACGGCCTCGCGCGAGCTGGCCGAAGAACAGCTCCGGGCCGAGGAGAGCAAGTTCGAGGTGGGACTGTCCACCAACTTCTTCGTCGTGCAGGCCCAGCGCGATCTGGCGACCGCGCAGGATACGGAGCTGCGCGCGA of Acidobacteriota bacterium contains these proteins:
- a CDS encoding 4-hydroxy-3-methylbut-2-enyl diphosphate reductase, with product MAATIFRKGLDLKHAVAGELARDYHSRILDRIRESDFVWRSGRLTLHLAREFGFCYGVDRAVDYAYQTRRKFPDRTVFLTGEIIHNPHVNDRLRNAGIRFLSDPGERIEQVTADDIVILPAFGVTIAALEQLVGCGCTLVDTTCGSVLNVWKNVRRYARDGFTAIIHGKVQHEETQATASQVRVASDGRYVIVLDCEEAGVLCEFIRGRIDAAAFLDRLGPGCSPGFDPARDLVRVGLANQTTMLMSESVEVGDLVRGAMLDRYGEAALPRHYRAFDTICSATQDRQDAVVGLLDEQRFDLAIVIGGYNSSNTRNLARICAERIATYHISDPSCLEPALVRHLPPGGRPGAEIATRDWLPGGAPLTVALTAGASTPDNIVGEVVERLSDLAGGELSTS
- a CDS encoding TolC family protein, which gives rise to MTLARVLPVVPLLAAGWLLIAPCAGHAQTLRTGVGGVVSQAALQASRTTPAARRFDLTLDDAVQRALERNLDIAVQRIDPLVQDMAVATANSAYLPLASSGFGLNQRTSPNRTLFDGGGLRGTNIVNEQGNYNLGMNQRMKWGGGQYDVTWNSNRVESNNIFTTFNPSFGANMTLGYTQPLLRGFRTDPQRTQLLVSRINRDISDIGLEQTVINTLANVRLAYWELVYARAAVAVQQQALELAEQLVRDNRARVEIGTLAPIDVVQAQSEAAARRQLLAQAVRTLRANELTLKQLIVGGTADELWDAEINPTDQPRIEATPIDLETAIRGALDRRTDISRVRRELDINDAQVDNFRNSTLPQLDLVGTYQLTGQGGSRLVPAGSSFEAIFGGAGGVIPGGYGDAINDIVDADYPFWSVELRMSYPLGQSADRAAYERARLQQQQAQAQIRQIELQVAVEVTNAALQIDAIQQQIEAATASRELAEEQLRAEESKFEVGLSTNFFVVQAQRDLATAQDTELRAILDYQRALIEFERAQRTSLGNAGVTVVGGGGGGAP